A region from the Molothrus aeneus isolate 106 chromosome 17, BPBGC_Maene_1.0, whole genome shotgun sequence genome encodes:
- the RAE1 gene encoding mRNA export factor RAE1 produces MSLFGSTSGFGTGGTSMFGSTTADNHNPMKDIEVTSPPDDSISCLAFSPPTLPGNFLIAGSWANDVRCWEVQDNGQTIPKAQQMHTGPVLDACWSDDGSKVFTASCDKTAKMWDLNSNQAIQIAQHDAPVKTIHWIKAPNYSCVMTGSWDKTLKFWDTRSPTPMMTLQLPERCYCADVVHPMAAVATAERGLIVYQLENQPSEFRRIESPLKHQHRCVAIFKDKVNKPTGFALGSIEGRVAIHYINPPNPAKDNFTFKCHRSNGTNTSAPQDIYAVNGIAFHPVHGTLATVGSDGRFSFWDKDARTKLKTSEQLDQPISACCFNHNGNIFAYASSYDWSKGHEFYNPQKKNYIFLRNAAEELKPRNKK; encoded by the exons ATGAGTCTGTTCGGATCCACGTCGGGATTCGGTACCGGCGGTACCAGCATGTTCGGCAGCACGACAGCCGACAACCACAACCCCATGAAG GATATTGAAGTAACATCTCCACCTGATGACAGCATATCTTGTTTAGCGTTTAGTCCACCAACGCTGCCGGGTAATTTCCTCATTGCAGGATCATGGGCAAATGAT GTTCGCTGCTGGGAGGTTCAGGATAACGGACAGACAATTCCAAAGGCTCAGCAGATGCACACAGGGCCTGTACTTGATGCCTGCTGGAGTGAT gatGGGAGTAAAGTATTTACTGCTTCATGTGATAAAACTGCCAAGATGTGGGATCTCAACAGTAATCAAGCAATTCAGATTGCACAA CATGATGCTCCTGTGAAGACCATCCATTGGATTAAAGCCCCAAATTACAGCTGTGTGATGACAGGAAGCTGGGATAAAACTTTGAAG TTCTGGGATACCCGTTCACCAACTCCTATGATgactctgcagctccctgaaaggtgtTACTGTGCAGATGTG GTTCATCCTATGGCAGCTGTGGCCACTGCAGAAAGGGGTTTGATAGTTTATCAGTTAGAGAACCAACCTTCTGAATTTAGAAGAATAGAATCTCCTCTGAAACACCAG CATCGCTGCGTTGCTATTTTCAAAGACAAAGTGAACAAACCAACTGGATTTGCCCTTGGGAGCATTGAAGGCAGAGTAGCTATTCATTATATCAACCCCCCAAACCC TGCAAAAGataatttcacttttaaatgCCATCGCTCCAATGGAACAAACACATCAGCACCTCAGGACATCTATGCT GTTAATGGCATTGCATTCCACCCTGTCCATGGTACTCTGGCCACAGTAGGGTCTGATGGGAGATTCAGCTTCTGGGATAAAGATGCACGGACAAAGCTAAAAACCTCAGAGCAGCTGGACCAGCCAATATCTGCTTGTTGTTTCAACCACAATGGCAATATATTTGCTTATGCTTCCAGCTATGATTGGTCAAAG gGTCATGAATTCTATAAtccacagaagaaaaactacatttttctgcgaaatgcagcagaagagctgaagCCCAGGAATAAGAAGTAG